The following are from one region of the Dermacentor albipictus isolate Rhodes 1998 colony chromosome 5, USDA_Dalb.pri_finalv2, whole genome shotgun sequence genome:
- the LOC135896865 gene encoding uncharacterized protein translates to MDPLGPFSTFTSGNKWIVMSTEYLIRFAETKVILKGRAAEVPNFIVENILLRHGTPEVITDTGTAFTAELTQAIIAIQPDKPEEDNCLPPADECFTKHLTKTLAFMIAMCVDVEHKTWYAHMRYVTFAHKTAVKETTQITLLKLVYGRNPMTMRDAMLPHVTDEEYLDVATYLQRGKAAR, encoded by the coding sequence ATGGATCCGTTGGGCCCGTTTTCGACGTtcacatccggaaataagtggattgtcatGTCGACGGAATATCTcatccgcttcgctgaaactaaagtaATACTGAAAGGCCGCGCAGCTGAAGTGCCGAATTTtatcgtcgagaacatcctgctgcgacatggtacCCCAGAAGTCATCACCGACacaggaacggcctttacagcagagctcacccaagctatcatcgcaatacagccagacaagccagaggaggacaactgcctaccacccgcagacgaatgttTCACGAAGCACCTGACCAAGACCCTCGCCTTCATGATAGCAATgtgcgtcgacgtcgagcacaagacatgGTACGCGCACATGCGGTACGTAACCTTTGCGCACAAGACGGCGGTGAAAGAAACAACCCAGATCACGCTGTTGAAGCTGGTCTACGGAAGGAACCCGATGACGATGcgcgacgccatgctgccacacgtcactGATGAAGAgtatcttgacgtcgctacctatctccagcgcggcAAAGCAGCCCGATAG